A genomic region of Desulfosarcina ovata subsp. ovata contains the following coding sequences:
- a CDS encoding long-chain-fatty-acid--CoA ligase, producing the protein MTTDNPYRTKPWLSHYEAGVPEHVKYESICLPDCLKRSASRFPDKMALTFQGYRITFKQLNAMVDRFATGLADFGIRKGDSVAILLPNVIPCVVAYYAILRIGAIAVMNNPLYTDRELEHQFTDSESKMLITLDLLTNRMIDLRPVTQIQKIIYTSIGDYLPFPKNLLFPLVGKKKKLAADVKPAKDVYRWKKVLARYPATPPAVTLAFDDVAMYQYTGGTTGVSKGVMLTHGNLSKQIQHIMAWFPTFDSNEIMLGALPFFHVFGLSTSMNLAIYTGWGNILVPKPQPPQLLEAISKFKPTFAPLVPTMYIGMLEHPDIGETDLTSIKGCFSGSAPLPVEVINKFEEKTGSIIVEGYGLTESCPVTHVNPFKGRRKVGSIGLPIPDTECRIVSLKDGLSDVPVGESGELFIRGPQIMKGYWKRPDATAETITDGWLHTGDIAKMDDDGYFYIVDRKKDMILSSGYNVYPRDIEEVFFEHPKVMEASVIGLPHAKRGELIKVFVVLKEGKTATAEELMTYCQGKLAKYKWPAEIEFRKELPKTNVGKVLKKDLRAMELEKRQ; encoded by the coding sequence GTGACAACAGACAATCCTTACCGCACCAAACCTTGGTTGAGCCACTACGAAGCCGGCGTTCCCGAACACGTGAAATACGAATCCATCTGCCTGCCCGACTGCCTGAAGCGTTCTGCCAGCCGATTCCCCGACAAAATGGCACTGACCTTTCAGGGTTACCGGATCACGTTCAAGCAATTGAACGCCATGGTCGATCGATTTGCCACCGGTCTGGCCGATTTCGGGATCCGCAAGGGGGACAGTGTAGCGATTCTGTTGCCCAACGTGATCCCCTGCGTGGTGGCTTACTACGCCATTTTGCGCATCGGCGCCATTGCCGTGATGAACAACCCGCTTTACACGGACCGAGAACTGGAACATCAGTTTACCGATTCCGAATCCAAAATGCTGATCACCCTGGACCTGTTGACCAATCGGATGATCGATCTGCGGCCCGTGACGCAAATCCAAAAAATCATCTACACCAGCATCGGTGACTATCTGCCGTTTCCGAAAAACCTGCTTTTCCCGCTGGTCGGCAAAAAAAAGAAACTCGCCGCCGATGTCAAACCGGCCAAGGACGTGTATCGCTGGAAAAAGGTGCTGGCCCGCTATCCTGCCACGCCACCGGCGGTGACGCTCGCTTTTGATGACGTGGCCATGTACCAGTATACCGGCGGAACAACCGGTGTTTCCAAGGGGGTCATGCTGACCCACGGCAACCTGAGCAAACAGATCCAGCATATCATGGCCTGGTTTCCCACCTTCGACAGCAACGAAATCATGCTTGGCGCCCTGCCTTTTTTTCATGTCTTCGGCCTGTCGACAAGCATGAATCTGGCCATTTACACCGGCTGGGGAAACATCCTGGTCCCCAAGCCCCAACCCCCGCAATTGCTCGAGGCGATCAGCAAGTTCAAACCAACGTTCGCCCCACTGGTTCCCACCATGTACATCGGTATGCTCGAGCATCCCGATATCGGGGAAACCGACCTGACCTCCATTAAGGGCTGCTTCTCCGGAAGCGCCCCCTTGCCCGTTGAAGTGATCAACAAATTCGAGGAAAAAACCGGGTCGATCATCGTCGAAGGCTACGGATTGACCGAATCCTGTCCGGTAACCCACGTCAATCCGTTCAAGGGCCGGCGCAAGGTCGGCAGCATCGGGCTGCCCATCCCCGACACCGAGTGCCGCATCGTCAGCTTGAAAGACGGCCTTAGCGACGTGCCTGTGGGGGAAAGTGGTGAACTTTTCATCAGGGGCCCGCAGATCATGAAAGGCTACTGGAAGCGCCCCGACGCCACTGCTGAAACGATCACCGACGGCTGGCTGCACACCGGAGATATCGCCAAGATGGATGACGACGGCTATTTCTATATTGTCGACCGCAAGAAGGACATGATTCTTTCCAGCGGATACAACGTCTATCCGCGGGACATCGAAGAGGTCTTTTTTGAACATCCCAAGGTGATGGAAGCCTCGGTAATCGGGCTGCCACATGCCAAACGCGGTGAATTGATCAAGGTATTTGTGGTCCTCAAGGAGGGGAAGACGGCCACGGCCGAAGAACTGATGACTTACTGCCAGGGGAAACTGGCCAAATACAAATGGCCGGCGGAGATCGAGTTTCGCAAAGAACTTCCCAAAACCAATGTGGGCAAAGTGCTGAAAAAGGATCTTCGGGCCATGGAACTGGAAAAACGCCAATAA